Within bacterium, the genomic segment GCTGTCGTGAACCTGGACGATCCCTACGGGGTGCGCATCTCGGCGGAGACGAAGAGCACGCTCATGACCTACGGAACCGGTGGGAGCGGCGATGTCCGCGCGGAAGAACTCGCTGTCTCCCCGGAGGGAATGGTGTTCTCCCTTGTGCATCCGGGGGGGCGGGTTCCGATCCGGACGGGCCTCATCGGCCGCCACAACGTACAGAACATTTTGGCGGCGGGCGCGGCCTGTCTCGCGCTGGGCCTTTCGGCGGCAGAGGTGGCCGAGGGGGTGCGGGCGCTTCCGAACGTGCCGGGCCGCTTCGAGAGAGTGGACGCGGGCCAGCCCTTCCTTGTCGTGGTGGATTACGCCCACACCGAGGATGCCCTGGCCCGGGTGCTGGAGTTCGCCCGGCCGCTGACGAAAGGGCGCGTCCTCACCCTGATGGGCTGCGGCGGCGATCGCGATCGGAGCAAGCGCCCGCTCATGGCGGCGGCGGCGCTCCGGGGGAGCGATTTCGTCTACATGACTTCGGACAACCCGCGGACGGAGGACCCGGAGGCGATCCTCCGGGAGGTGGAAGCGGGCGCCCGGCAGGTGGTGGACGGCACGGCGCGCTGCCGATCGGTCGTGGATCGGCGCGAGGCCATCGGGGCCATTCTTGCGGACGCTGAGCCGGGCGATGTGGTGATCATCGCGGGCAAGGGGCACGAGAGCTATCAGATCGTGGGCCGGGAGCGGCGTCCGTTCGACGACCGCGAGGAAGCGCGGGCGGCGCTCCGGCGCATGGGGTTCGGAAGGTGATGGGTGTGTCTGCGGCGGCCATGTTTGCGGCGCGGGAAATTGCCGAGGCGACCGGGGGAGAGCTTCTCTGGGGCGCGGGAGAAACGATGGCGGCGGGCGTGAGCACGGATACGCGGCGGCTCGAGGTGGAGGCGCTTTTCGTTCCGCTGGGCGGCCCGAACTTCGACGGTCACGATTTTCTTGAGGCGGCGATGGACAAGGGCGCGGCAGGGGTGCTCATCGAAAAAGGCCGGGCGGTGGCCCGCCGGGATGGCCTCTTCGCCATCGCGGTGGCGGATACCTTGACGGCTCTCGGGGATCTCGCCCGCTGGCATCGGCGGCGCCGTGACGTCCGGGTGGTGGCGGTGACCGGGAGCAACGGCAAGACCACGACGAAGGAGATGGCGGCGGCCATTCTGGAAGAGGGAGGCGCGACGCTGAAAAGCGAGGGAAATCTCAACAACCTGGTGGGGCTGCCCCATCAGGTGCTGCGCCTCGAGGCCGATCATGCGCGGGCGGTATTCGAGATGGGGATGAACCGGCCGGGCGAGATCAGGCGGCTGGCGGAGATTGCCATGCCCGAGGTCGCCCTCATCACGAATGTGGCCCCGGCCCATCTCGAGGGGCTCGGCTCGATCGAGGCGGTGCGCGATGCCAAGGGTGAGCTTCTCGAGGTGATGGGCGTGGAGGGGCGGGCCGTCCTGAGTGCCGATGACGGGCAAAGCCGCATTCTGGCAGAGCGGTTTGAGCGTGCGGGCGGGCATGTCGTGCGGTTTGGCTTCTCGGAGGACGCCGATGTGCGCGCCGAGGATGTCCGCGCCGAGAAGCGGGCGGGGATGCGTTTCACCCTCTTGCGGGATGGCGGGAGCGCCGAGGTGCGGATTTCCGCCCTGGGCCGGCACAACGTGCGCAACGCCCTGGCGGCCGCGGCGGCGGCTTCGCTCCTGGGCAGCACGATGGCGGAAATCCGGGCGGGGCTGGAGCGGGCGGCCCTTCCGGCGATGCGGCTTTCCGCCTCGGAGATTCCCGGGCGGCCCGGCTGTTTCCTGCTCAACGATGCCTACAACGCAAATCCGGCCTCCCTTTCGGAGGCGCTTGAGACGGGCGCTTCCCTGAAGGGGGCGGGGCGGCTCTTCGCCCTGCTCGGGGACATGAAGGAGATGGGCGAATTTTCCGCCGCGGTGCATGCCGCGGCGGGGAGACAGGTGGCCGGGCAGGCCGATTACTTCGCGGCCGTGGGTCCCGAGATGGCGCAGGCGGCCGAGAGCGCCCGTGCGGCGGGGATGCCGCCCGATCGGGTGCGGCATTTCGATGCGCCGCGGGCGGCGGCGGCCTGGGTGGCGGGGCATTTGCGGGCGGGCGATTGCATCCTCCTGAAAGGCTCCCGCTCGATGGAAATGGAAAGCGCCGAAGAGGAGCTGCGCGGCTGATGCTCTACCATTTGCTGACATCCCTGGCGGGTTCGCTCTCGGCGCTGAACGTTTTCCGGTTCATCACCTTCCGCACGGCGATCTCCACCCTGACCGCGCTTGTGATGAGTTTGGTTCTCGGGCCCGTCCTGATCCGGATTCTCCAGAAACGGCAGATCGGCGAGATCATCCGGGTGGATGGCCCGAAGAGCCACCACTCCAAGCGGGACACCCCGACCATGGGCGGGCTGTTGATCCTGTTCGCGGTCCTCGTGCCGGTTTTGCTTTGGAACGATCTGACCAACGGGTTTGTCTGGCTCTCGGTGTTCATCATCGTGGGGTTCGGCGCGTTGGGCTTCCTGGACGATTACATCAAGGTCATCCTGAAGAAGAAAAGCGGCGTGACGGTTGGAAAAAAATTCCTCCTGCAGTTCGTCATCGGGCTGGCGGCGGGGTACGCCCTTTACAGTGGCATGGTCTCTTCCGCATTCGAGCCCGTCGTGATGTTCCCCTTCTTCAAGAATCTCCACCCGAATATCGGCGTCTGGTTCATTCCCTATGCCGCTATCGTGATCGTGGCGACGAGTAACGCGGTGAATCTGACGGACGGGCTCGACGGACTCGCCATCGGTCCGCTGATGATCGCGGTGGGCGCCTATCTGGTGTTCAGCTATGTGGCCGGCCACGCCGTGATCTCGAAGTATCTGCTCGTGCTGCACGTGACGGGCGCGGGCGAGTTGGCGATTTTGTGCGGCGCGATATTCGGCGCGGGTCTCGGCTTTCTCTGGTTCAACGCCTATCCCGCGCAGGTGTTCATGGGGGACGTGGGCGCGCTTCCGCTCGGCGCAGTGCTGGGAACGATCGCGCTGAGCATCAAGCAGGAGTTGCTCCTCTTCCTGGTGGGCGGGCTGTTCGTGATTGAGGCGCTCTCGGTCATTTTGCAGGTGGGCTCCTTCAAGATGCGGAAGAAGCGGATCTTCCACATGGCGCCGCTGCACCATCACTTCGAGGAACTCGGCTGGCAAGAGCCGAAGGTAACGGTGCGCTTCTGGATTATCGCCATTGTACTCGCCCTTTTGAGCCTCAGCACACTGAAGTTGAGATGATGGGTATCGTGATGGAACAGACAAAAGCGGAGTGGATCGAAAGCCTCCGCGCCTGCCGGGCGGTGGTGATGGGAATGGCCCGGACGGGCCGCGCCGCCGCCGGTGCGCTCGCGCGGCGGGGGGCGGAGGTGGTGGCGACCGATCTGCAGGTGGCGCCGGGCCTGGCGG encodes:
- a CDS encoding UDP-N-acetylmuramoyl-L-alanyl-D-glutamate--2,6-diaminopimelate ligase, which gives rise to MSATAMMESVRQFEELIREVPEVSARSGGGAEVSGIAYDSRRVKPGDLFVAIRGFESDGHDYVQAALSAGAAALVLEREVPGVPGKVPRAVTASGRKALAALADAFYGHPSGELALVGVTGTNGKTTAAFLIETILRNAGRRTGLMGTIHYRIGDRVFEGPRTTPEAPDLQGYLREMAEGGTTHAVMEVSSHAIALDRVSGCAFAAAVFTNLTQDHLDFHGDIESYFREKLRLFTEWSPGTAVVNLDDPYGVRISAETKSTLMTYGTGGSGDVRAEELAVSPEGMVFSLVHPGGRVPIRTGLIGRHNVQNILAAGAACLALGLSAAEVAEGVRALPNVPGRFERVDAGQPFLVVVDYAHTEDALARVLEFARPLTKGRVLTLMGCGGDRDRSKRPLMAAAALRGSDFVYMTSDNPRTEDPEAILREVEAGARQVVDGTARCRSVVDRREAIGAILADAEPGDVVIIAGKGHESYQIVGRERRPFDDREEARAALRRMGFGR
- a CDS encoding UDP-N-acetylmuramoyl-tripeptide--D-alanyl-D-alanine ligase; translated protein: MGVSAAAMFAAREIAEATGGELLWGAGETMAAGVSTDTRRLEVEALFVPLGGPNFDGHDFLEAAMDKGAAGVLIEKGRAVARRDGLFAIAVADTLTALGDLARWHRRRRDVRVVAVTGSNGKTTTKEMAAAILEEGGATLKSEGNLNNLVGLPHQVLRLEADHARAVFEMGMNRPGEIRRLAEIAMPEVALITNVAPAHLEGLGSIEAVRDAKGELLEVMGVEGRAVLSADDGQSRILAERFERAGGHVVRFGFSEDADVRAEDVRAEKRAGMRFTLLRDGGSAEVRISALGRHNVRNALAAAAAASLLGSTMAEIRAGLERAALPAMRLSASEIPGRPGCFLLNDAYNANPASLSEALETGASLKGAGRLFALLGDMKEMGEFSAAVHAAAGRQVAGQADYFAAVGPEMAQAAESARAAGMPPDRVRHFDAPRAAAAWVAGHLRAGDCILLKGSRSMEMESAEEELRG
- the mraY gene encoding phospho-N-acetylmuramoyl-pentapeptide-transferase, whose product is MLYHLLTSLAGSLSALNVFRFITFRTAISTLTALVMSLVLGPVLIRILQKRQIGEIIRVDGPKSHHSKRDTPTMGGLLILFAVLVPVLLWNDLTNGFVWLSVFIIVGFGALGFLDDYIKVILKKKSGVTVGKKFLLQFVIGLAAGYALYSGMVSSAFEPVVMFPFFKNLHPNIGVWFIPYAAIVIVATSNAVNLTDGLDGLAIGPLMIAVGAYLVFSYVAGHAVISKYLLVLHVTGAGELAILCGAIFGAGLGFLWFNAYPAQVFMGDVGALPLGAVLGTIALSIKQELLLFLVGGLFVIEALSVILQVGSFKMRKKRIFHMAPLHHHFEELGWQEPKVTVRFWIIAIVLALLSLSTLKLR